Sequence from the Undibacterium piscinae genome:
AAGGTTGTGCATTTGCGTATGCTGGTCGAGGCGACCCTGGATTTCCCTGAAGAGGAAATCGATTTCCTGGAAAAATCCGACGCCCGCGGCCAACTGAGCGGCATCCAGAGCGCACTGCGCAAGGTGTTCGAGCAAGCCGCGCAAGGCGCTTTGCTGCGTAGCGGTCTCAATGTGGTACTGGCCGGCCAGCCGAATGTCGGCAAATCCTCTTTGCTCAATGCACTAGCCGGCGACGATGTCGCTATCGTTACGCCTATCGCCGGTACTACCCGCGATAAGGTGACCGAGACCATACATATCGAAGGTATTCCTCTTAACATCATTGATACCGCCGGTATCCGCCATGATTATGATGAGCCTGAATATGGCGAGCAGGCCGATGTGATTGATGCGGTAGAGCGCATAGGCATAGAGCGCACCTGGGCCGAAGTCGAAAAAGCCGATGTTATTTTGCATTTGCTCGATGCCAGCCGTGGCCCCACCCGCGCCGATGAAGCCATCGTCGCCAGATTCCCCGATGGCGTGCCGGTGATCCGCATCTGGAATAAGATCGATGTCTCCGGGCATCATGCCAGCGTTGATGAAATGGAAGACGCCACGCATATTTATTTGTCGGCGCAAGAGCATGTGGGGATAGAGTTATTGCGGGCAGAATTACTGCGTATCGCCGGCTGGCAGCAAACCGGTGAATCGCTTTATCTGGCACGCGAACGCCATCTGATCGCGCTCAAGCAAGCCAGTGAACATCTGGAATTTGCCGCTGCCTATGCGGCACAGAATGATCAGTCGCTCGATTTATTCGCCGAAGAGTTGCGCCTGACTCAAGACCGCCTCAATAGCATCACCGGTGAATTTACTTCCGATGATTTGCTGGGTGTGATCTTCTCGCGTTTTTGCATAGGAAAATAAAAACGTCGTATAGTTATATTTTGAGCCATCTGGTCACATCAAAAATATGGGGAAGTGAAATTTCCAGAAGATGCGCATTTGTACGGTGAAGATTTTAATCTGTACACTTATTAGCCAGCCTTAGCAATCTGTGGTTGAGCATCCAGCGCTCTATGTGGCCTGGAAAAACAAATTGCATGTTTCGGCTCTGGCTCATGTGGTGATACGCGATCTTAGAACTATGGAGCCGCTCACGTATGGGGAGACTGGTTTAGTTCAACTATTTACCCCTATCTTGCAAAGCTATCCCTCGGCTTCCTTACTTAGTTCGGATTTGGGGTATCTAGAGCAGCATTGCACATGTGGTCGTTCAGGAGATTATTTGACCATCTTAGGACGAGGAGGCTCGAAAAAAGCCATGACCTGCGCCCTCAATGCAGAGCAATATATCCAGAAGGGGCGGTCATGCTAAATAAGAGCTTTCAATTTGGGCGTATGCTAAACAGTAGCGCACCGATACACGCAAACGACCTTCAATCTTTGCTTGAGACAGGTAAGACACTGGCACTAAGTCCACCTCCTTCTCTAGATAAAACTATAGATATTCTGGCCAGACTGGGCAAACTCTGGAGCGATGAAAGCAATATTTTCCATAAGCGTATCTTGGCGCACTTAGAAAACTCTGGAATAGTCGGCAGTTCGATTATCCTGTTTTTTAATGAGTGCGCGCAATTTTTTTCAAGACCAACGCTAGAACAAAGATGGCAAGCAGCCATAGGTAATAAATTAGTCTGCCCAGTCGGTCTGGTACTACATATAGGCGCAACCAATACCCTAGTGTCTGGCTTAGATGGCCTGGTCGATGGCCTACTCTCCGGCAATATCAATTTTTATAAATTCTCCAGCGCGGATGGCGGCGTGCCCGGCATCTTTCTCGAAAGCCTGCTGGACGCAGACGTCGATCAAGTATTGGTCACTCGGCTTGTTGCTTTTTGTTGGAAAGGTGGCGATAAAGAGATAGAAATATTATTTAAAAACAGTGTTGATAGAATTATCGTTTGGGGCGGTATGGATGCCGTGATGAGCTGGCGTGCCGATCTGGGCTACACGGCAAGGATACTCAGCCATGGTCCGAAATACGGGATTGGCGTATTGACCGCAGCGGGTCTGAAAGACGCTCAACTAGAAAGCTTATGTAAAAACATAGTGATGGACGTCAGTATGTGGGATCAAAAAGCTTGCAATAATTTGCAAGCGCTGTTTGTCGAAAGTAAAATTTCTAATCAACAATTTGAGCGTTTCCTGGATTGTTTGCATGCGAGCTTCCAATCGGTTTACGCTGATGCGCCAGCAATGCGTAGTAGCGACGACTATGTCGATATCATTAATGCCAGAGAGGATATCAAGGCCGAGAGTATTCTCAATGGAGGAGTGAAGCTGCATTGTCCCAAAGAAAATTCATGGACAACCGCAGTTTGGAGTCAGTGGAAGTCCGGCTTGATACCCTCTCCTTTATGCCGTTTTTTACACATCCTTAAGTACGACGATGTGACGGCCATCTTGCAAGGACTTAAAGATGAAAAATACTGGATGCAGACTATGGGTTGCTGCGGATCCATTAATGAAAGTGAACG
This genomic interval carries:
- the mnmE gene encoding tRNA uridine-5-carboxymethylaminomethyl(34) synthesis GTPase MnmE, encoding MTYDSTPITAIATAPGRGGIGVVRISGKDLSAIVSALFGETQLKPRHATYLPFTQQDGSVIDQGLAIFFKSPHSYTGEDVLELQGHGGPVVMQMLLARCLEAGKEAGLRLAQPGEFTQRAFLNDKLDLAQAEAVADLIEASTEAAAKSASQSLSGAFSKVINALVEKVVHLRMLVEATLDFPEEEIDFLEKSDARGQLSGIQSALRKVFEQAAQGALLRSGLNVVLAGQPNVGKSSLLNALAGDDVAIVTPIAGTTRDKVTETIHIEGIPLNIIDTAGIRHDYDEPEYGEQADVIDAVERIGIERTWAEVEKADVILHLLDASRGPTRADEAIVARFPDGVPVIRIWNKIDVSGHHASVDEMEDATHIYLSAQEHVGIELLRAELLRIAGWQQTGESLYLARERHLIALKQASEHLEFAAAYAAQNDQSLDLFAEELRLTQDRLNSITGEFTSDDLLGVIFSRFCIGK